The following are encoded together in the Oceanobacillus zhaokaii genome:
- a CDS encoding VWA domain-containing protein gives MRKGTLKQILLLTDGCSNRGEDPSVTAALAYQQGITVNVIGILDDDQTEDSAELKEIEEISLSGGGVSQIVYSESLSQTVQMVTKQAMTQTLQGFVNKELKQILGSNQTIEDLDPEKRGEIMEVVEDLGETSDLEVLVLVDTSASMHDKLQTVKESLIDLSISLNSRIGRNRFAIYSFPGKRKDIQKVFDWSPRLDAISTVFPKLTSGGITPTGPAIREAMYQFGKKSLLRSFRDEDKSGLEETGY, from the coding sequence GTGCGTAAGGGTACATTGAAGCAAATATTATTATTGACGGATGGGTGCTCGAATAGGGGCGAAGATCCTTCTGTAACGGCGGCACTTGCATATCAACAAGGTATAACGGTGAATGTAATTGGCATATTAGACGATGATCAGACAGAGGATTCTGCAGAGTTAAAGGAAATTGAGGAAATTTCGCTTTCGGGTGGAGGTGTAAGTCAGATTGTCTATAGTGAGTCATTATCACAGACAGTGCAAATGGTGACGAAGCAGGCCATGACACAAACGCTGCAAGGATTTGTAAATAAGGAGCTTAAACAAATACTCGGTTCAAATCAAACGATTGAAGATTTAGATCCAGAGAAACGTGGAGAAATTATGGAGGTCGTAGAAGATTTAGGCGAGACAAGTGATTTAGAAGTACTTGTATTAGTAGATACAAGCGCAAGTATGCATGATAAACTGCAAACTGTAAAGGAGTCATTAATTGATCTTTCCATCAGTTTAAATTCAAGGATTGGCAGAAATCGTTTTGCAATTTATAGCTTCCCAGGGAAACGCAAAGACATTCAGAAGGTGTTCGATTGGTCACCGAGATTGGATGCAATCTCGACCGTTTTTCCGAAATTAACGAGTGGTGGAATAACTCCTACAGGGCCTGCAATACGCGAGGCGATGTACCAGTTTGGTAAGAAGAGCTTACTAAGGAGCTTTAGGGATGAAGACAAATCAGGCTTGGAAGAAACAGGATATTGA
- the tilS gene encoding tRNA lysidine(34) synthetase TilS: MEQTVLSFIKKHQLLTENATVLIGVSGGPDSMALLHFFNSIRKKWNLQLNAVSIDHQLRGEESRKDLEYVRAICKEWDIPFVAAIVDVPGFIKQHQVGTELAARELRYQVFHEQMDQLNADYLALGHHGDDQVETMLMRLTRTASASMFNGMPIKREFANGMIIRPFLCITKKDIEAYCEENQIVPRIDPTNFDTIYTRNFFRKNLLPLIKEKNNNIHITIQHLSETLREDEEFLQTEAQQMVKELVEFDTVNRVASFEIESFRKHAHALQRRSFHLILDYLYKELPKDLSYVHEEYFFALLEHNKGNTRIDFPSNLKLEKSYDRLTFYFADINPHDPSYDETLALPGKVVLQDGSAVYAEYADKIETSDPFLYTCNIDQVKRPLHIRTRRAGDRMSWKGLKGSKKLKDIFIDSKIPITERDKWPILVDHKGEVLWVIGLKKGHPKSQAVNGKWIQVHYKKGNV, translated from the coding sequence ATGGAACAAACAGTTCTTTCATTTATAAAAAAACATCAATTGTTAACAGAAAATGCTACCGTATTGATTGGTGTTTCTGGTGGTCCAGATTCTATGGCCTTATTGCATTTTTTCAATTCCATTCGTAAAAAATGGAATTTGCAGCTGAATGCAGTTTCGATTGATCATCAATTAAGAGGGGAAGAGTCGCGTAAAGATCTAGAATATGTTCGAGCAATCTGCAAGGAATGGGATATCCCGTTTGTAGCCGCTATCGTAGATGTTCCCGGCTTTATCAAGCAACATCAGGTGGGAACAGAGCTAGCAGCGCGTGAACTGCGTTATCAGGTTTTTCATGAACAGATGGACCAATTAAATGCAGACTATTTAGCATTAGGACATCACGGCGATGATCAAGTAGAGACAATGCTTATGCGCTTAACGAGAACAGCTAGTGCGAGCATGTTTAACGGCATGCCAATAAAACGGGAGTTTGCCAATGGGATGATTATTCGACCTTTTCTATGTATCACAAAAAAGGACATAGAAGCTTATTGTGAAGAAAATCAGATTGTGCCAAGAATCGATCCAACCAATTTCGATACCATATATACTAGGAATTTTTTCAGAAAGAATCTCCTTCCATTAATAAAGGAGAAAAATAACAATATACATATTACAATTCAGCATTTAAGTGAGACACTAAGAGAAGATGAAGAATTTCTGCAAACAGAAGCTCAGCAGATGGTGAAAGAACTAGTTGAATTTGATACAGTAAATCGAGTGGCAAGTTTTGAAATAGAATCATTTAGAAAGCATGCCCACGCTTTACAAAGGCGTTCCTTTCATCTAATATTAGACTATCTATATAAAGAATTACCCAAGGATTTATCTTATGTGCATGAAGAATACTTTTTTGCATTATTAGAGCATAATAAAGGAAATACTCGTATCGATTTCCCTTCCAATCTTAAATTGGAAAAGTCATATGATAGGCTGACATTTTACTTCGCAGATATTAATCCCCATGACCCTTCCTATGATGAAACATTGGCACTACCAGGAAAAGTCGTACTACAAGATGGCTCAGCGGTTTATGCGGAGTATGCCGATAAGATTGAAACATCCGATCCCTTTCTATATACATGTAATATTGACCAGGTCAAAAGACCACTGCATATCCGGACGAGAAGAGCCGGAGATAGGATGAGCTGGAAAGGATTAAAAGGAAGTAAGAAACTGAAAGATATTTTCATTGATAGTAAAATTCCAATTACAGAACGGGATAAGTGGCCAATTTTAGTTGATCATAAAGGTGAAGTATTATGGGTAATCGGTCTGAAAAAAGGACATCCTAAATCCCAAGCAGTAAATGGAAAATGGATTCAAGTACATTATAAAAAAGGGAATGTGTAG
- the hpt gene encoding hypoxanthine phosphoribosyltransferase — protein sequence MRNEIDHILITEEEITNKCKELGKQLTEEYDGKFPLAIGILKGALPFMSDILRYTECHLEMDFMDVSSYGGGMTSSGEVKIIKDLNTKVEGRDLLIIEDIIDSGLTLSYLVDLFKYRKAKSIKIVTLLDKPTGRTANIKADLIGFEVPDEFVVGYGLDYDEKYRNLPYIGVLKPEVYGG from the coding sequence ATGAGAAATGAAATAGATCATATTTTAATTACAGAAGAAGAGATTACGAATAAATGTAAGGAACTTGGAAAACAGCTAACAGAAGAGTATGATGGGAAATTTCCGTTAGCAATTGGGATACTAAAAGGTGCACTCCCCTTCATGTCAGATATACTCCGTTATACAGAATGCCATTTAGAGATGGACTTCATGGATGTATCTAGCTATGGTGGTGGAATGACATCTTCAGGAGAAGTTAAGATTATCAAGGACCTTAATACGAAAGTGGAAGGCCGTGACTTACTAATCATCGAAGACATTATCGATAGTGGCTTAACGCTTAGTTACCTTGTGGATCTATTTAAATATCGTAAAGCAAAATCAATAAAAATCGTTACATTGCTCGATAAGCCAACTGGAAGAACGGCGAATATTAAAGCAGATTTAATTGGTTTTGAAGTTCCAGATGAATTTGTTGTAGGTTATGGATTAGACTATGATGAGAAATATCGTAATTTACCATATATCGGTGTATTGAAGCCTGAAGTTTACGGTGGATAA
- a CDS encoding protein kinase domain-containing protein: MKTNQAWKKQDIDLRPGLKINGKWHHKSYIIKRKLGAGAVGTVYLCEANGKLAALKISDKGTSMTVEVNVLKSLQKVQGSHLGPYLLDVDDWVSPYGNTYSFYVMEYLKGEEMTRYIQNNGSAWVGVFMLQLLEDLERFHQSGWVFGDLKLDNLIVVPSPTRVRFVDVGGTTQIGRAIKEYTEFYDRGYWGMGSRRAEPSYDLFAFVMVFVNVFYPKRFERGGQSDRILFKKIDDVKALIPYRQILKNALMGKYLSSVEMKREITNVLYSTQKRRTRKKGVNNVNNDVHAPFLMEAGGVTIIAIGYYLFSLLI, from the coding sequence ATGAAGACAAATCAGGCTTGGAAGAAACAGGATATTGATTTACGACCCGGACTAAAGATAAATGGTAAATGGCACCATAAAAGCTACATTATAAAAAGAAAGCTTGGTGCAGGTGCTGTCGGTACAGTTTATTTATGTGAAGCAAATGGAAAGCTCGCAGCACTGAAAATAAGTGATAAGGGTACATCGATGACGGTGGAGGTCAATGTATTAAAGTCATTACAAAAGGTCCAAGGAAGTCATCTTGGACCTTATTTATTGGATGTTGATGATTGGGTATCTCCATATGGGAACACGTACTCCTTTTATGTGATGGAATATTTGAAGGGGGAGGAAATGACCCGTTATATTCAAAATAACGGGAGTGCATGGGTTGGTGTGTTCATGTTGCAGCTATTAGAGGATCTCGAGCGATTCCATCAATCAGGTTGGGTTTTCGGCGATTTAAAATTAGATAATCTTATCGTCGTTCCTTCGCCAACAAGGGTGCGCTTTGTCGATGTTGGTGGAACAACGCAGATTGGCAGAGCGATTAAAGAGTATACAGAGTTTTACGACCGTGGCTATTGGGGGATGGGGTCAAGGCGGGCGGAGCCCAGCTATGATTTATTCGCTTTTGTAATGGTTTTTGTCAATGTCTTCTACCCTAAACGGTTTGAAAGAGGGGGGCAATCCGACAGAATATTGTTTAAGAAGATTGATGATGTAAAGGCATTGATTCCTTATCGTCAAATACTTAAAAATGCGCTAATGGGAAAATATTTGTCCAGCGTAGAGATGAAACGGGAAATTACAAATGTACTATACAGTACCCAGAAACGACGAACGCGTAAGAAGGGTGTTAATAACGTTAATAACGATGTACATGCACCATTTCTGATGGAGGCAGGAGGAGTGACTATCATTGCAATTGGATACTATCTTTTTTCCCTATTAATATAG
- the ftsH gene encoding ATP-dependent zinc metalloprotease FtsH, which yields MSKIFSRVFFWVLIFFVVFSVFTVFNGQGEESEELNVQEFIEALNNGEIKEMTYQPANGIIRYAGVLSDDKQFIAQVPDNTEIIADITETAREQSVLTVLEAERPSAWLTFLTGILPFLLIGLFFLFILSQAQGGGGGGRVMNFGKSKAKMYTDDKKKVRFTDVAGADEEKQELVEVVDFLKDPRKFSAVGARIPKGVLLVGPPGTGKTLLARAVAGEAGVPFFSISGSDFVEMFVGVGASRVRDLFENAKKNAPCIIFIDEIDAVGRQRGAGLGGGHDEREQTLNQLLVEMDGFGANEGIIIIAATNRADILDPALLRPGRFDRQITVDRPDVNGREAVLKVHARNKPLDSTVDLKVIAMRTPGFSGADLENLLNEAALVAARDNRKKIGMLDIDEATDRVIAGVAKKSRVISQKERNIVAYHESGHTVIGMVLDDADMVHKVTIVPRGQAGGYAVMLPREDRYFMTKPELFDKITGLLGGRVAEEITFGEVSTGASNDFQRATNIANKMITEYGMSDKIGPLQFTSGGGGNVFLGRDIQNEPTYSDSIAHDIDTEMQNFINYCYDRAKTILTENQDKLELIAQTLLEVETLDAKQIRSLWDEGKLPEPVVAEEDVKVNIQSKDETAGKSYEEAKTEVSKEDPSDKKYINDPIMNDKQSPSNEDDQK from the coding sequence ATGAGTAAAATATTTAGTAGAGTATTCTTTTGGGTGCTCATTTTCTTTGTCGTTTTTAGTGTCTTTACAGTGTTTAATGGACAAGGTGAAGAAAGTGAAGAATTAAATGTACAAGAATTTATAGAGGCTTTAAATAATGGTGAAATAAAGGAAATGACGTATCAACCTGCAAATGGGATAATTCGTTATGCGGGGGTGTTATCTGACGATAAGCAGTTTATTGCACAAGTACCTGATAATACGGAAATCATTGCAGACATTACGGAAACTGCAAGGGAACAAAGTGTATTGACTGTATTGGAAGCGGAAAGACCTAGTGCATGGTTGACTTTCTTAACGGGTATATTACCGTTCTTACTAATTGGACTATTTTTCTTATTTATTCTTAGTCAAGCTCAAGGTGGCGGCGGTGGTGGCCGTGTCATGAACTTTGGTAAAAGTAAAGCTAAAATGTACACAGATGATAAGAAGAAGGTTCGCTTTACAGACGTTGCAGGAGCAGATGAAGAGAAGCAAGAACTTGTAGAAGTTGTTGACTTCCTTAAAGATCCTCGCAAATTCTCGGCAGTTGGTGCACGAATTCCAAAAGGGGTACTACTTGTAGGGCCGCCTGGAACAGGTAAAACGTTACTTGCTCGAGCTGTAGCGGGTGAAGCTGGTGTACCATTCTTCTCAATTAGTGGATCAGACTTCGTTGAAATGTTTGTCGGAGTAGGGGCTTCACGTGTACGTGATTTGTTTGAAAATGCTAAGAAGAACGCACCATGTATCATCTTTATTGATGAAATTGACGCAGTAGGTCGTCAACGTGGCGCTGGTCTCGGTGGCGGTCATGATGAACGTGAACAAACACTAAACCAATTGCTAGTTGAAATGGATGGATTTGGTGCGAACGAAGGAATTATCATTATTGCTGCAACAAACCGTGCAGATATTCTTGACCCTGCACTATTACGTCCAGGTCGTTTTGATAGACAAATTACGGTTGACCGTCCAGATGTGAATGGTCGTGAAGCGGTGCTGAAGGTTCATGCTAGAAATAAACCGTTAGATAGCACAGTTGATTTAAAAGTAATTGCGATGCGTACACCAGGATTCTCTGGTGCGGACCTCGAGAACTTGCTAAATGAAGCTGCACTAGTAGCGGCAAGAGATAATCGTAAGAAGATTGGCATGTTAGATATTGACGAAGCAACAGACCGTGTAATTGCAGGTGTTGCTAAGAAGAGCCGTGTTATCTCACAAAAAGAACGAAATATTGTTGCCTATCATGAAAGTGGTCACACTGTAATCGGAATGGTTTTAGATGATGCTGATATGGTGCATAAAGTTACGATTGTACCACGTGGTCAGGCTGGTGGATATGCAGTAATGCTTCCAAGAGAAGACCGTTACTTCATGACAAAACCGGAATTATTCGATAAGATCACAGGATTATTAGGCGGACGTGTTGCAGAGGAAATTACATTTGGTGAAGTGAGTACAGGGGCTTCCAATGACTTCCAGCGTGCAACGAATATTGCCAATAAGATGATTACAGAATATGGTATGAGTGATAAAATCGGTCCATTGCAATTTACATCTGGCGGTGGTGGAAATGTATTCTTAGGTCGTGATATACAAAACGAGCCAACATACAGTGATTCCATTGCACATGATATTGATACAGAAATGCAAAACTTTATCAACTATTGCTACGATCGTGCGAAGACGATTCTTACTGAGAATCAAGATAAGCTAGAGCTTATCGCTCAAACCCTGCTTGAAGTTGAGACTTTGGATGCGAAGCAAATTCGCTCACTCTGGGATGAAGGAAAACTTCCTGAACCAGTTGTGGCTGAAGAGGATGTAAAAGTAAACATTCAATCAAAAGATGAAACAGCAGGTAAATCATACGAAGAAGCGAAAACTGAAGTATCAAAAGAGGATCCATCTGATAAGAAATATATCAATGATCCGATTATGAATGATAAACAATCTCCTTCTAATGAAGATGATCAAAAATAA
- a CDS encoding type III pantothenate kinase, with the protein MLFVLDVGNTNTVLGVFEKDQLKHEWRIKTDHYKTEDEFGILIKSLFDHRGIGFSDIKGVVISSVVPQIMFALEKMSRDYFNIEPCVIGKEDATTYLKMDYPTPKEIGADRVVNAVAAIEEYGAPLIIIDFGTATTYCYINEQEEYCGGIITPGINISMDALYSKASKLSKIEIEEPANVIGKSTTEAMKSGAYYGSAAMVDGIVNRIKNGVQSSPKVIATGGQSFLVAEESATIEKVDAHLTLKGLHLIYHKLKEMTS; encoded by the coding sequence ATGTTATTTGTTCTCGATGTAGGAAATACGAATACGGTTCTAGGGGTTTTTGAGAAAGACCAATTAAAACACGAATGGCGAATAAAAACAGATCATTATAAAACAGAAGACGAGTTTGGTATATTAATCAAGTCTCTCTTTGACCATAGAGGAATTGGTTTCTCAGATATTAAAGGTGTCGTTATCTCGTCTGTAGTACCTCAAATCATGTTTGCGCTGGAGAAAATGAGTCGTGATTACTTTAATATAGAGCCCTGTGTGATAGGAAAAGAGGATGCCACAACCTATTTGAAAATGGATTATCCAACACCAAAAGAAATTGGAGCGGACAGAGTTGTAAATGCAGTTGCAGCGATTGAGGAATACGGTGCACCACTTATTATTATCGACTTTGGAACTGCAACGACATATTGTTATATTAATGAACAAGAGGAATACTGTGGAGGTATTATTACCCCGGGAATAAATATATCAATGGATGCACTATATAGCAAAGCATCGAAATTAAGCAAAATTGAAATTGAGGAACCAGCAAATGTGATTGGGAAATCGACGACAGAAGCAATGAAATCAGGTGCATACTACGGTTCTGCTGCAATGGTGGATGGAATTGTTAACCGGATCAAGAATGGGGTTCAAAGTTCACCAAAAGTAATTGCAACAGGCGGACAATCCTTTCTTGTTGCTGAGGAGTCAGCAACAATCGAGAAAGTGGATGCACATTTAACGTTAAAAGGATTGCATTTAATTTATCATAAACTCAAGGAGATGACATCATGA